One Methylobacterium sp. 77 DNA window includes the following coding sequences:
- a CDS encoding calcium-binding protein: MAGTYITPGGDYSSSLSSVTMGGDYFSSDASIDIHVDFRSGVLAIGNENDTDGQDLTFNFGTLLRTTGGLFLNYADRTGSTTLVGGNFGDVLHGGSGDDILEGGAGADRLDGGGGDNTASYEHSAAGVRVSLASGVSTGGDAQGDTLTHIGNLLGSGGADILAGNAGDNLLAGGAGNDTLRGAGGHDILLGGAGDDRLVMTGAGASLDGGIGKDTLFVQGSDYTEFDDRSFARIEKVYVGDTSTVNFSDVTTGTIIISRAGDDGGVGLIGSRGNDTIVGGRGANFLYGGAGDDVIRGAKDSGFSILAGEGGDDIIKAGPDLSLIVGGTGNDRLYGGAGPNLFVFEDGFGADDIYKFKIGTDSLDVSLLVQSFDDVIYHQIAGTKDTLVMFAGIDPANAITLHNVNASRLSESDFNFVPPNGPFPLDHVTFLDAFVV, from the coding sequence ATGGCCGGCACGTATATTACCCCGGGCGGCGACTATTCATCGTCGCTTTCGAGCGTGACGATGGGCGGGGATTATTTCTCCAGCGATGCTTCCATCGACATCCACGTCGATTTCCGATCGGGCGTTCTGGCGATCGGAAATGAAAACGATACGGACGGCCAGGATCTAACCTTCAACTTCGGCACTCTACTGCGCACGACAGGTGGTTTGTTTCTGAATTACGCCGATAGAACCGGCTCGACCACGCTGGTGGGCGGCAATTTCGGCGATGTCCTCCATGGCGGCTCGGGCGACGACATCCTCGAAGGCGGTGCCGGGGCGGATCGCCTCGATGGCGGCGGCGGCGACAACACGGCCAGCTACGAGCATTCCGCAGCCGGCGTGAGGGTGAGCCTCGCCTCGGGCGTTAGTACGGGTGGCGATGCCCAGGGCGATACCCTGACCCATATCGGCAATCTCCTCGGCAGCGGCGGAGCCGACATCCTCGCGGGGAATGCCGGAGACAACCTCCTGGCAGGAGGCGCCGGAAACGACACCCTGCGCGGCGCGGGCGGTCATGACATTCTGCTCGGCGGTGCCGGCGACGACCGGTTGGTCATGACCGGGGCCGGAGCGAGCCTCGACGGCGGAATCGGCAAGGACACGCTGTTCGTCCAGGGATCGGACTATACCGAGTTCGACGATCGGTCCTTTGCCCGCATCGAGAAGGTCTATGTCGGCGATACCTCGACCGTGAACTTCTCGGACGTCACCACGGGGACCATCATCATCTCGCGCGCCGGGGATGACGGCGGCGTCGGCCTGATCGGGTCGCGGGGCAACGACACGATCGTCGGGGGCAGGGGCGCCAACTTTCTCTATGGCGGAGCCGGCGACGACGTCATCAGAGGAGCCAAAGACAGCGGCTTCTCCATATTGGCCGGAGAGGGCGGCGACGACATCATCAAGGCTGGACCCGACCTGTCGCTGATCGTCGGCGGCACCGGCAACGACCGGCTCTATGGCGGCGCCGGACCCAACCTGTTCGTGTTCGAGGACGGTTTCGGGGCGGACGACATCTACAAGTTCAAGATCGGAACCGACAGTCTCGACGTCTCTCTACTCGTCCAGAGCTTCGATGACGTCATCTACCATCAGATCGCCGGGACGAAGGATACTCTGGTGATGTTCGCCGGCATCGATCCTGCGAACGCCATCACGCTTCACAACGTCAATGCGTCAAGGCTGAGCGAAAGCGACTTCAACTTCGTCCCTCCGAACGGTCCCTTTCCCCTGGACCACGTCACATTCCTCGACGCCTTCGTCGTGTGA
- a CDS encoding TIGR00366 family protein, which produces MSALHPDPRDSDPGKPGSGHPAGTTESDGALSRLGIRFTVWAERWFPDAFIFVAIAVVIVALGALANGAPALVVAKSFGDGFWSLIPFTMQMAFVTIGGYVVATAPPVQRLIDRLALVPKTGRGAVGFVAAATMLSSFLSWGLSLIFGGLLARALARRTELRMDYRAAGAAAYLGLGATWAMGLSSSAAQLQANPKSLPPSLLPITGVIPFSETIFLWQSMLIAAILFVISIVIAYVSAPKPGTAVTADDLGLDVSRDTPDESRPKQPSEWLEHSPILTLLLVVIAGGWLYQEFARQSWITAISNLNTYNLLFLSLGLLLHWRPRNFLASVAKAVPATAGVLIQFPLYAAISAMLTSAKNAGGTSVSDVITHAFVALNTTGSFPISMGVYSAVLGFFVPSGGGKWLLEAPYVMQAANELQVHLGWAVMIYNAAEALPNLINPFWMLPLLGILGLKARDIVGFSFLQLIVHLPVVLFLLWALAFTLTYHPPVMP; this is translated from the coding sequence ATGTCGGCACTCCATCCAGACCCCCGCGATTCTGATCCCGGCAAGCCGGGTTCCGGCCACCCGGCGGGTACGACGGAGAGCGATGGGGCGCTTTCGCGGCTCGGCATCCGCTTCACCGTCTGGGCCGAGCGCTGGTTTCCCGACGCCTTCATCTTCGTCGCCATCGCCGTGGTCATCGTCGCCCTGGGCGCGCTGGCCAACGGCGCCCCCGCTTTGGTGGTGGCCAAAAGCTTCGGCGACGGCTTCTGGAGCCTGATCCCCTTCACCATGCAGATGGCCTTCGTCACCATCGGCGGCTACGTCGTGGCGACGGCGCCCCCGGTGCAGCGCCTGATCGACCGGCTCGCCCTCGTGCCCAAGACCGGCCGGGGCGCCGTCGGGTTCGTGGCGGCGGCGACCATGCTGTCGTCCTTCCTGAGCTGGGGCCTCAGCCTGATCTTCGGCGGCCTCCTCGCCCGCGCCCTGGCCCGCCGCACCGAATTGCGGATGGATTACCGGGCGGCCGGAGCGGCGGCCTATCTCGGCCTCGGCGCCACCTGGGCCATGGGTCTCAGCTCGTCGGCCGCCCAGCTGCAGGCGAACCCCAAGAGCCTGCCGCCGAGCCTGCTGCCGATCACCGGCGTGATCCCGTTCAGCGAGACGATCTTCCTGTGGCAGTCGATGCTGATCGCGGCGATCCTGTTCGTGATCTCGATCGTCATCGCCTATGTCTCGGCGCCGAAGCCCGGCACGGCCGTGACCGCCGACGACCTCGGCCTCGACGTCTCGCGCGACACGCCCGACGAGTCCCGTCCGAAACAGCCCTCGGAATGGCTGGAGCATTCGCCGATCCTGACCCTGCTCCTCGTCGTCATCGCCGGCGGCTGGCTCTACCAGGAATTCGCACGCCAATCCTGGATCACGGCGATCTCCAACCTCAACACCTACAACCTGCTGTTCCTCAGCCTCGGCCTGCTGCTGCATTGGCGCCCGAGGAACTTCCTCGCCTCGGTGGCGAAGGCGGTGCCCGCCACCGCCGGCGTGCTGATCCAGTTCCCGCTCTACGCGGCGATCAGCGCGATGCTGACGAGCGCCAAGAACGCGGGCGGCACCTCGGTCTCGGACGTGATCACCCACGCTTTCGTGGCGCTGAACACCACGGGCAGCTTCCCGATCTCCATGGGCGTCTACTCGGCGGTGCTCGGGTTCTTCGTGCCGTCGGGCGGCGGCAAGTGGCTGCTGGAAGCCCCCTACGTCATGCAGGCGGCCAACGAGCTGCAGGTCCATCTCGGCTGGGCGGTGATGATCTACAACGCCGCGGAGGCGCTGCCGAACCTGATCAACCCGTTCTGGATGCTGCCGCTCCTCGGTATCCTCGGCCTCAAGGCTCGCGACATCGTCGGCTTCAGCTTCCTGCAGCTCATCGTCCACTTGCCGGTGGTGCTGTTCCTGCTTTGGGCGCTCGCCTTCACCCTGACCTATCACCCGCCGGTGATGCCGTAG